The Leucobacter sp. UCMA 4100 genome window below encodes:
- the pth gene encoding aminoacyl-tRNA hydrolase: MAVDAWLVVGLGNPGAKYESTRHNVGQMALDVLAGRIGGSYSAHKAGARVLEGRVMPGGPKYILAKPNSFMNLSGGPVSSLAKFYGIASERIIVLHDELDIEAHTLKLKSGGGHGGHNGLRDIAKALGTPDFIRVRIGVGRPPGRQDPADFVLSPFASGERDDLGVTLELAADAVERIVDAGLLQAQQEIHGKGKA, translated from the coding sequence GTGGCGGTCGACGCGTGGCTGGTTGTAGGGCTCGGTAATCCCGGGGCAAAGTACGAGTCAACCAGGCACAATGTGGGCCAGATGGCGCTTGACGTGCTCGCCGGCCGCATTGGCGGATCGTACTCGGCTCACAAAGCGGGAGCGCGGGTGCTCGAGGGCCGGGTTATGCCCGGGGGCCCGAAATACATTCTCGCCAAGCCCAACAGCTTCATGAACCTCTCGGGCGGCCCCGTCTCGTCGCTCGCGAAGTTCTATGGCATCGCGTCTGAGCGCATCATCGTCTTGCACGACGAGCTCGATATTGAGGCCCACACGCTGAAGCTCAAGAGCGGCGGCGGTCACGGTGGCCACAATGGCCTGCGTGACATTGCCAAGGCGCTCGGAACCCCAGACTTTATTCGTGTTCGCATCGGGGTGGGTCGCCCGCCCGGCAGGCAAGACCCTGCTGATTTCGTGCTCTCGCCCTTTGCGTCCGGTGAGCGCGATGACCTTGGCGTGACGCTCGAACTCGCGGCCGATGCCGTTGAGCGCATTGTTGATGCCGGGCTTTTGCAGGCCCAGCAAGAAATTCATGGAAAGGGCAAAGCGTGA
- the mfd gene encoding transcription-repair coupling factor, with protein sequence MSLSGLDLLLAESSSYARALEYGRDDVDFSCREGVRAPLIAGLVRRLRGENDHGAHLVITATSREADRVRAELASLMPEALTTEFSAWETLPHERLSPSTETVGKRSRALRRIREHDGSGSPLIVVASARAVLQPVSPHAAMADVLKLTLGREDYTLDEILERLVQMAYTRVDMVTRRGEFAVRGGIVDIFVPSLDHAVRIDFFGDEVDDMRHFAISDQRSVGEPVQEIEITAARELLLTDDVRSRAAELLTELPEYSAMLEKISQGIPVEGMESLMPQLAPGMQPLTALLPEGGSVTVIAPEKVTSRAISLAETNREFLEASWSVTAAGGEAPIQLAESGLISLPEVRKASVERPWWTISSFATEEDDFGEDIVVAAQVLPEPAPGELATEFFAGHLRTRLASGWRAVVTVQGPGLQQRAAELLLEQGLAVEQRESLAEVPAGPGEALVYVVTGVNWSGFESAEAKLVVLNEGELFGRSLADRAGAPAKLAGRRSKNVVDPLKLVKGDYVVHETHGIGRFVELTQRMVPTGVGKGAGKAQREYLVIEYASTKRGMPKDKLFVPTDQLDQLSRYVGGEEPTLSKMGGNDWSTAKTKARKAVRDIAVELVKLYSARMQAKGHPFQNDTPWQLELEEAFPFVETVDQLTAIDDVKRDMEKPIPMDRLISGDVGFGKTEIAVRAAFKAVQDNKQVAVLVPTTLLVKQHFETFQDRFAGFPIQLRALSRFQTDKEARETLEGLAAGTIDVVVGTHRLLSEKVKYHDLGLLIIDEEQRFGVEHKDTLKKLKHGVDILAMSATPIPRTLEMAVTGIREMSTLATAPEERHPILTFVGPRSDQQIAAAIRREMLREGQIFFVHNRVSSIGRIAARLQELVPDARIAVAHGKLSEAQLEQVVIDFWERKYDVLVSTTIIETGLDIANANTIIIDQADKYGLSQLHQLRGRVGRSRERAYAYFLYDPEKPLTETAYERLETIAKNNELGSGMQVALKDLELRGAGNLLGGEQSGHIAGVGFDLYLRMIGEAVSTFKGEEVQQDRELILELPVDARIPESYVESDRLRLEAYQKFATAAHPQAPEEHMSLVLEELTDRYGTPPEPVEKLAQVSALRRRAQLLGMTKVIAAAGQLRIERVDMLDSRRMRMARMYPGAQYSKETGVLQVPLPRPSSSPVAKRGSTEGDDILTWASDVVRHLFEADPAEA encoded by the coding sequence GTGAGCCTGAGCGGTCTCGATCTTTTACTCGCCGAGTCATCGTCGTATGCGAGGGCGCTCGAGTACGGGCGCGATGACGTTGATTTCTCGTGCCGTGAGGGCGTTCGCGCCCCGCTCATCGCGGGACTCGTTCGAAGGCTTCGTGGCGAGAACGATCACGGCGCACACCTCGTCATTACCGCGACGAGTCGCGAGGCCGACCGCGTGCGTGCCGAGCTCGCGAGCCTCATGCCTGAGGCCCTCACGACCGAGTTCAGTGCGTGGGAGACCCTGCCGCACGAGCGGCTGAGCCCCTCAACTGAGACGGTCGGTAAACGCTCGCGCGCGCTACGTCGCATTCGCGAGCACGATGGTTCGGGCTCGCCTCTCATCGTCGTGGCGTCGGCGCGGGCCGTGTTGCAGCCGGTTTCGCCACACGCTGCCATGGCAGACGTGCTGAAGCTCACGCTCGGGCGTGAGGACTACACGCTTGACGAGATCCTCGAGCGGCTCGTGCAGATGGCCTACACGCGCGTTGACATGGTGACGAGGCGCGGTGAGTTCGCCGTGAGGGGCGGCATTGTTGATATTTTCGTGCCCTCGCTCGACCATGCCGTGCGCATCGACTTTTTCGGTGACGAGGTTGACGACATGCGTCACTTCGCGATCTCTGACCAGCGCTCGGTCGGCGAGCCGGTGCAAGAGATCGAGATCACCGCGGCCCGGGAGCTGCTGCTCACCGACGACGTTCGGTCGCGTGCCGCTGAGCTACTCACCGAACTGCCCGAATACTCGGCAATGCTCGAGAAGATCAGCCAGGGCATTCCGGTCGAGGGCATGGAGAGTCTCATGCCGCAGCTCGCGCCCGGGATGCAGCCGCTCACAGCTTTGCTGCCAGAGGGCGGATCGGTCACGGTCATCGCTCCCGAGAAAGTCACCTCGCGCGCGATTAGTCTCGCCGAGACGAACCGAGAGTTTCTTGAGGCCTCGTGGAGCGTCACGGCTGCCGGGGGAGAAGCGCCCATTCAGCTCGCTGAGAGCGGGCTTATCTCGCTGCCAGAGGTGCGCAAGGCTTCTGTCGAACGCCCCTGGTGGACCATCTCGTCGTTTGCGACCGAAGAAGACGACTTTGGCGAAGACATCGTTGTCGCGGCCCAGGTGCTTCCAGAGCCCGCTCCGGGTGAGCTGGCGACCGAGTTCTTTGCGGGCCACCTGCGCACGCGCTTAGCCTCTGGCTGGCGTGCCGTGGTCACGGTGCAGGGGCCGGGGCTCCAGCAGCGCGCGGCCGAGTTGCTGCTCGAGCAGGGACTCGCTGTCGAGCAGCGGGAGAGCCTCGCCGAGGTTCCCGCGGGGCCTGGAGAGGCGCTCGTGTACGTCGTGACAGGCGTGAACTGGAGCGGTTTCGAGTCGGCAGAGGCAAAGCTCGTCGTGCTTAACGAGGGTGAGCTCTTCGGACGCTCGCTCGCTGACCGTGCGGGGGCGCCCGCGAAGCTTGCGGGCCGCCGCAGCAAGAACGTCGTTGATCCGCTCAAGCTCGTCAAAGGTGACTACGTGGTGCACGAGACGCACGGCATCGGCCGTTTCGTCGAGCTCACCCAGCGCATGGTGCCCACCGGCGTCGGTAAGGGCGCGGGGAAGGCCCAGCGAGAGTACCTCGTGATTGAGTACGCGTCGACGAAGCGCGGCATGCCCAAAGACAAACTGTTCGTGCCAACCGATCAGCTCGACCAGCTCTCGCGCTACGTCGGAGGCGAAGAGCCGACGTTGTCGAAGATGGGCGGCAACGACTGGTCGACGGCCAAGACGAAGGCTCGCAAGGCGGTGCGCGACATCGCCGTCGAGCTCGTGAAGCTCTACTCGGCACGCATGCAGGCGAAGGGGCACCCCTTCCAGAACGACACCCCCTGGCAGCTTGAGCTTGAAGAGGCCTTTCCGTTTGTCGAGACCGTTGACCAGCTCACCGCGATCGACGACGTCAAGCGCGACATGGAGAAGCCGATTCCCATGGATCGCCTCATCTCTGGTGACGTGGGCTTTGGTAAGACCGAGATCGCGGTGCGTGCGGCGTTCAAAGCCGTGCAAGACAACAAGCAGGTCGCGGTGCTCGTGCCCACGACGCTGCTCGTCAAGCAGCACTTCGAGACGTTCCAGGATCGTTTCGCGGGGTTCCCGATTCAGCTCCGCGCCCTCTCTCGGTTCCAGACCGACAAAGAGGCCAGAGAGACCCTCGAGGGCCTTGCTGCGGGCACCATTGACGTCGTCGTCGGCACCCACCGACTGCTCTCTGAGAAGGTCAAGTACCACGACCTTGGGCTTCTCATTATCGATGAGGAGCAGCGCTTCGGTGTCGAGCACAAAGACACCCTCAAGAAGCTCAAGCACGGCGTCGATATTCTCGCGATGAGCGCGACCCCGATTCCACGAACCCTCGAGATGGCGGTGACGGGTATTCGCGAGATGTCGACGCTCGCGACCGCGCCCGAAGAACGGCACCCGATTTTGACGTTCGTCGGGCCGAGAAGTGACCAGCAGATTGCTGCCGCGATCCGCCGCGAAATGCTGCGCGAGGGCCAGATCTTCTTCGTGCACAACCGGGTCTCGTCGATTGGCCGCATCGCAGCGCGGCTGCAGGAGCTCGTGCCTGACGCGCGCATCGCGGTCGCGCACGGCAAGCTCTCTGAGGCACAGCTCGAGCAGGTCGTCATCGACTTTTGGGAACGCAAGTACGACGTGCTCGTGTCGACGACGATCATCGAGACGGGACTCGATATCGCCAACGCCAACACGATCATCATTGACCAGGCCGACAAGTACGGGCTCAGCCAGCTGCACCAGCTGCGCGGGCGCGTGGGGCGCAGCCGTGAACGCGCCTACGCCTACTTCTTGTACGACCCCGAGAAACCGCTCACCGAGACCGCCTACGAGCGCCTCGAAACGATCGCCAAGAACAACGAACTGGGCTCCGGCATGCAGGTCGCGCTCAAAGACCTCGAGTTGCGCGGAGCCGGCAACCTGCTGGGTGGCGAGCAGTCGGGCCACATCGCGGGCGTCGGGTTCGATCTCTACCTGCGTATGATCGGCGAGGCCGTGAGCACGTTCAAAGGCGAAGAGGTGCAACAAGACCGCGAGCTCATTCTCGAGTTGCCGGTCGACGCGCGCATTCCCGAGAGCTACGTCGAGAGTGACCGGCTGCGTCTCGAGGCGTACCAGAAGTTCGCAACCGCGGCGCATCCGCAGGCACCAGAGGAGCACATGAGCCTCGTGCTCGAAGAGCTCACCGATCGCTACGGTACCCCGCCGGAGCCCGTCGAGAAGCTTGCACAGGTCTCAGCGCTGCGTCGCCGCGCCCAGCTGCTCGGCATGACGAAGGTTATCGCCGCAGCGGGGCAGCTGCGCATCGAACGCGTTGACATGCTCGACTCGCGCCGCATGCGCATGGCTCGCATGTACCCTGGTGCGCAGTACTCGAAAGAGACCGGTGTGCTGCAGGTTCCGTTGCCGCGCCCCTCGTCGAGCCCCGTGGCGAAGCGAGGCAGCACCGAGGGTGACGATATTCTCACGTGGGCGAGTGACGTGGTTCGTCATCTCTTCGAGGCGGATCCCGCCGAGGCCTAG
- a CDS encoding GNAT family N-acetyltransferase: MASHSSAEHVARERGAMDAAVETIALAFSGDPTWAPLLVPDPDDLRLSTNYWGLFVRSAAERYGMTYAIDGSAAVSVWLPPGGEELSADESAEFEHFATSLLGESGYATLLEIGERFEAAHPTEPHNYLSLLGVHPSRRGQGIGMRLLAENLAHFDALGEPTYLESSNPANDARYRALGFEPHGTIALPTGLTLTTMWRDPQMA; the protein is encoded by the coding sequence ATGGCTTCTCACAGCAGTGCCGAGCATGTTGCACGGGAGCGGGGCGCAATGGACGCCGCGGTTGAAACGATCGCGCTCGCGTTCTCGGGTGATCCGACCTGGGCTCCGTTGCTCGTGCCAGACCCAGACGACCTGAGGCTCTCGACGAACTACTGGGGGTTGTTCGTGCGCTCTGCTGCAGAGCGCTACGGCATGACCTACGCGATCGACGGTTCGGCTGCGGTGAGCGTCTGGTTGCCACCGGGAGGCGAAGAACTCTCGGCTGACGAGTCAGCCGAGTTCGAGCACTTCGCGACTTCGCTCCTCGGCGAGAGCGGGTACGCAACCTTGCTTGAGATCGGTGAGCGCTTCGAAGCGGCGCACCCCACCGAACCGCACAACTATTTGAGCCTGCTCGGGGTGCACCCCTCGCGAAGGGGGCAGGGTATCGGCATGCGCTTACTCGCTGAGAACCTTGCGCACTTCGATGCGCTCGGAGAGCCGACGTACCTTGAGTCGTCAAACCCCGCGAACGACGCCCGGTATCGGGCGCTGGGCTTTGAGCCACACGGAACCATCGCGTTGCCCACTGGTCTGACGCTCACGACGATGTGGCGTGACCCGCAGATGGCATAA
- a CDS encoding MazG nucleotide pyrophosphohydrolase domain-containing protein, with the protein MNDNNAPEPQLDGVERAKAVVRTMLSTEGCAWHQVQTHESLTKYLVEEAYETVDAIERGSAQHVAEELGDVLYQVLFHASLAERDGEGYSFDAIAGALADKLIARHPHVFGDAGYMTEAELNAEWEHLKEAAEGAERGSRHPLEGVPAGMASLARAAKVVERLRRAELLEAPAEPVRDEREIGDAMMRLVHEANEQGIDVDRAMRAATKRFADERLPDAAS; encoded by the coding sequence GTGAACGACAATAACGCTCCCGAGCCACAGCTCGACGGGGTCGAACGGGCCAAAGCCGTCGTGCGAACGATGCTCTCTACCGAAGGCTGCGCCTGGCACCAGGTTCAGACCCACGAGAGCCTCACCAAGTACCTCGTCGAAGAGGCCTACGAAACCGTTGACGCCATCGAGCGGGGAAGCGCGCAGCACGTCGCCGAAGAGCTCGGCGATGTGCTGTACCAGGTGCTTTTTCATGCTTCTCTCGCTGAACGCGATGGCGAGGGGTACTCGTTTGACGCGATCGCTGGGGCGCTCGCCGACAAGCTCATTGCGCGGCACCCTCACGTGTTTGGCGATGCCGGGTACATGACCGAAGCCGAGCTTAACGCCGAGTGGGAGCACCTGAAAGAGGCGGCCGAGGGTGCAGAGCGGGGCTCCCGCCACCCGCTCGAGGGGGTTCCTGCGGGCATGGCAAGCCTCGCTCGCGCCGCCAAGGTCGTCGAGAGACTACGCCGCGCTGAGCTGCTCGAAGCACCGGCCGAGCCGGTGCGAGACGAGCGGGAGATCGGTGATGCGATGATGAGACTTGTGCACGAGGCAAACGAACAAGGAATCGACGTAGACCGGGCCATGCGCGCCGCGACGAAACGATTTGCCGATGAACGGCTGCCCGACGCGGCCTCTTGA
- a CDS encoding LuxR C-terminal-related transcriptional regulator produces MKNTLDAKALETLLVQAVKDFAAATQFPIVFGGYQIGGIATVSAVEGNRTSNLDGLRVAAERGLGGRALVEARPRFTTNYERSMHITHDYDVPILSEGITALIAVPVVVGGEVRAVLYGGARQRSGPGASQPGTSFLQTTSTIAQRFSRELSIHDEVQLRLKAQLLEQPTVPGPLLEGLRQHHAELRRLATDVRDRALRQRLHDLEQSLTNLGVTAMPDSTPTAAVLTVQLSPREIDVLTQVALGYSNLTVGNVLGLTESTIKSYLKSAMAKLDASSRHEAVAQARQLGIIV; encoded by the coding sequence ATGAAGAACACCCTCGACGCTAAGGCGCTCGAAACGTTGCTGGTGCAGGCGGTGAAAGATTTTGCAGCGGCGACGCAGTTTCCTATCGTTTTTGGTGGGTATCAGATCGGTGGCATCGCAACCGTTTCAGCGGTTGAGGGCAATCGCACCTCGAACCTTGATGGCCTTCGTGTGGCCGCGGAGCGCGGGCTCGGGGGCCGCGCTCTTGTTGAGGCGAGACCGCGTTTCACCACCAACTACGAGCGCTCAATGCACATCACGCACGACTACGACGTGCCCATTCTTTCTGAGGGAATTACCGCCCTCATTGCGGTTCCCGTCGTCGTTGGCGGTGAGGTAAGGGCGGTGCTCTACGGCGGCGCACGCCAGAGAAGCGGCCCAGGGGCATCGCAGCCCGGCACCTCGTTTCTACAAACCACGAGCACCATCGCCCAGCGTTTTTCGCGTGAACTGAGTATTCACGACGAGGTTCAGCTCAGGCTGAAGGCGCAGTTACTTGAGCAGCCGACCGTACCCGGCCCGTTGCTCGAGGGACTCAGACAACACCACGCCGAGTTGCGACGCCTCGCGACCGATGTGCGCGACCGAGCCCTGCGCCAACGTCTTCACGATCTTGAGCAGTCGTTGACAAACCTCGGGGTGACCGCGATGCCTGATTCGACGCCGACTGCTGCGGTGCTCACGGTGCAGCTTTCACCGCGCGAAATCGACGTGCTCACGCAGGTCGCACTCGGCTACTCGAACCTCACGGTCGGCAATGTGCTCGGCCTCACCGAGAGCACGATCAAGAGTTACCTGAAGAGCGCCATGGCAAAGCTCGACGCTTCGAGCAGGCACGAGGCCGTGGCTCAGGCGAGGCAACTCGGCATCATCGTGTGA
- a CDS encoding AMP-binding protein, whose protein sequence is MSIASAPAHTATVTPGAAYRPVWQRSQDDPEGFWLDVATRAQWKTEPTRALDERGEYEWRWFPGGELNVSENALDRHVDAGRGDNAALIYDSAMTGTKLTFTYRELRDAVALFAGVLRDQGVSKGDRVLIYLPMVPQAVIAMLACARIGAIHSVVFGGFAANELAVRIADAKPKVIVTTAGGLEPGRVVEYLPLVSRALELVGDDCSVESVIVRQRDAVPGTAAEYNAGSSASWHDWEELEAKSTPAEPVSMRAEDPLYILYTSGTTGSPKGVVRDSGGYTVGLQWAMQNIYNFGPGDTMFTASDVGWVVGHSFIVYGPLIAGGTTILYEGKPVGTPDPGAFWRVLSEHGAKLLSTAPTALRAIRREDPELEHLKRYDMSKLEAIYLAGERMDPETWHWVNDGLRVPVVDHWWQTETGWMICANPLGIEELPAKAGSTTVPMPGFDVHILDSNGKRITEPNVEGNIGIRLPLAPGALLEIWGSRQRFIDSYLSAFKGYYSTGDAGYYDEDGYLFVMGRTDDVINVAGHRLSTGSLEEVLTQHSAVAECAVIGVSDELKGQRAAGFVTVKHGVGIDDQQLATELIALVREHIGPVASFRDVTVVERLPKTRSGKILRKTIRQIVDGEPYTVPATIEDPTVVDELIASLKHTVSAPPTRVVTLP, encoded by the coding sequence GTGTCAATCGCATCAGCACCCGCGCACACCGCCACCGTAACCCCCGGTGCCGCTTATCGGCCCGTGTGGCAGCGAAGCCAAGACGACCCCGAGGGGTTCTGGCTTGACGTTGCGACCCGGGCCCAGTGGAAAACTGAACCGACGCGTGCCCTCGATGAGCGCGGCGAATATGAGTGGCGCTGGTTTCCGGGCGGCGAACTGAACGTCTCAGAGAACGCGCTCGACCGCCACGTTGATGCGGGGCGGGGCGACAACGCGGCCCTCATTTACGACTCAGCGATGACAGGAACGAAACTCACCTTCACGTACCGCGAGCTTCGCGATGCCGTAGCGCTCTTTGCGGGGGTCCTACGCGACCAGGGCGTTTCGAAGGGTGATCGCGTGCTCATCTACCTGCCGATGGTGCCTCAGGCGGTCATCGCGATGCTGGCGTGCGCGCGCATCGGAGCGATCCACTCGGTAGTCTTTGGTGGTTTTGCCGCGAACGAACTTGCCGTGCGTATCGCTGACGCAAAGCCCAAGGTCATCGTCACGACGGCCGGTGGGCTCGAGCCGGGCCGCGTCGTCGAGTACTTGCCGCTCGTCTCTCGGGCGCTCGAACTCGTTGGCGACGACTGCTCGGTCGAATCGGTTATTGTGCGTCAGCGAGACGCTGTGCCGGGCACCGCGGCCGAGTACAACGCTGGCAGCAGCGCATCGTGGCATGACTGGGAAGAGCTCGAAGCGAAGAGCACCCCTGCCGAGCCGGTCAGCATGCGTGCAGAAGATCCGCTCTACATTCTCTACACCTCGGGAACGACCGGAAGCCCGAAGGGCGTCGTGCGCGACAGCGGTGGCTACACGGTCGGCCTGCAGTGGGCCATGCAGAACATTTACAACTTTGGGCCTGGCGACACCATGTTCACCGCCTCTGACGTGGGCTGGGTCGTAGGCCACTCGTTTATCGTGTACGGGCCACTCATCGCAGGCGGCACGACGATTCTGTACGAGGGCAAGCCCGTCGGAACCCCCGACCCCGGTGCCTTCTGGCGCGTGCTCTCAGAGCACGGGGCGAAGCTGCTCTCGACGGCGCCAACAGCACTGCGCGCGATTCGCCGCGAAGACCCAGAGCTCGAGCACCTGAAGCGCTACGACATGTCGAAGCTCGAGGCGATCTACCTCGCTGGCGAACGCATGGATCCCGAGACCTGGCACTGGGTGAACGATGGACTGCGCGTTCCGGTTGTCGATCACTGGTGGCAGACTGAAACGGGCTGGATGATTTGCGCCAACCCGCTCGGCATTGAAGAGCTTCCGGCAAAGGCCGGTTCGACGACGGTACCCATGCCCGGCTTCGACGTGCACATTCTCGACTCAAACGGCAAACGCATCACCGAGCCCAACGTTGAGGGCAATATCGGCATTCGGTTGCCACTCGCCCCGGGAGCCCTGCTCGAGATATGGGGCAGCCGCCAGCGTTTCATCGACTCGTACCTCTCGGCGTTCAAAGGCTACTACTCGACCGGTGACGCCGGGTACTACGACGAAGACGGGTACCTGTTTGTCATGGGCCGCACCGACGACGTCATCAACGTTGCTGGCCACCGTCTCTCAACCGGCTCGCTCGAAGAGGTGCTCACACAACACAGTGCCGTGGCCGAGTGCGCCGTTATCGGTGTGAGCGACGAGCTCAAAGGCCAGCGCGCAGCGGGCTTCGTCACCGTCAAGCACGGCGTGGGCATCGACGATCAGCAGCTCGCGACCGAACTCATCGCGCTCGTTCGCGAGCACATCGGCCCCGTCGCATCGTTTCGAGATGTCACGGTCGTCGAACGACTGCCGAAAACCCGCTCGGGCAAGATTCTACGCAAGACCATTCGTCAGATCGTCGACGGTGAGCCCTATACGGTTCCGGCGACGATCGAAGACCCGACGGTGGTTGACGAGCTCATTGCCTCGCTCAAGCACACCGTTTCGGCCCCGCCAACGCGCGTCGTGACGCTGCCGTAG
- a CDS encoding DUF485 domain-containing protein, translated as MSYHPSDQESKGAHPIDYEQFQRTPEFQELKHRLRRFVFPLTFAFMVWFIGFVILGAYAHDFMAKPFWGLNVGIWLGLGQFVTTFGITMGYVRFANRQLDPRSEALRAQLESIESGEQAQWEVTP; from the coding sequence ATGTCATATCACCCGTCTGATCAGGAGAGCAAGGGCGCTCACCCGATCGACTACGAACAGTTCCAACGAACACCGGAGTTTCAAGAACTCAAGCACCGGTTGCGCCGATTCGTGTTTCCCTTAACCTTCGCCTTCATGGTGTGGTTTATCGGATTCGTGATCTTGGGTGCATACGCTCACGATTTCATGGCGAAGCCCTTTTGGGGGTTGAACGTCGGTATCTGGCTTGGCCTCGGTCAATTCGTGACCACCTTCGGTATCACCATGGGCTACGTTCGTTTCGCAAACAGGCAGCTTGATCCCCGCTCGGAGGCGCTTCGTGCGCAGCTTGAGAGCATCGAGTCGGGCGAGCAGGCACAGTGGGAGGTCACCCCATGA
- a CDS encoding solute symporter family protein encodes MMHLVNGSNTEQSPVLNISIFLAFVAVTMVIVVRAGRTNKSAADFYAGGRSFSGRQNGLAIAGDYLSAASFLGICGAIAINGFDGFMYSIGFLVAWLVALLLVAELMRNTAKFTMADVLSFRLKQRPVRMAAAPTTLAVSFFYLLAQMAGAGGLVSLLLGINDKIGQSLVIAVVGVVMILYVLIGGMKGTTWVQIIKAVLLIAGAGAMTIWVLALKGFNFAAVLEAAVVNPENQHGDAILAPGLQYGAHPIDFVSLALALVLGTAGLPHVLMRFYTVPTAKEARRSVVWAIWLIGIFYLFTLVLGFAAGAFVGPETIAQAPGGQNSAAPLLAQFLGGPLLLGFISAVAFATILAVVAGLTITASASFAHDIYNSVMRKGQASPQQEVKVARVTTVVIGALAIVGGIGVQGQNIAFLVALAFAVAASANLPTILFSLFWSKFTTRGAVWSMVGGLVTAVGLIALSPVVSGDETAMLGAGVDFAIFPLKNPGIISIPVGFLLAWIGSVTDPTRESKALAAEMEVRSLTGFGAEPPVKH; translated from the coding sequence ATGATGCATCTCGTGAACGGCTCAAACACCGAACAGAGCCCCGTGCTCAACATCAGCATTTTTCTCGCCTTCGTGGCGGTCACCATGGTGATCGTCGTGCGGGCCGGGCGAACAAACAAGAGCGCGGCCGACTTCTACGCGGGAGGCCGCTCATTCTCCGGGCGCCAAAACGGCCTCGCGATCGCGGGCGACTACCTCTCGGCCGCATCGTTTCTTGGCATCTGCGGTGCCATCGCGATCAATGGCTTCGACGGCTTCATGTACTCGATCGGCTTTCTTGTCGCCTGGCTTGTTGCTCTGCTGCTCGTTGCCGAACTCATGCGCAACACCGCGAAGTTTACGATGGCCGACGTGCTCTCGTTCCGGCTCAAGCAGCGCCCCGTGCGCATGGCGGCAGCGCCTACGACTCTCGCGGTCTCGTTCTTCTACCTGCTCGCCCAGATGGCTGGCGCTGGCGGGCTCGTCTCGTTGCTGCTCGGCATCAACGACAAGATAGGCCAATCGCTCGTCATTGCGGTCGTGGGCGTCGTCATGATTCTCTACGTTCTCATCGGTGGCATGAAGGGAACCACCTGGGTACAGATCATTAAGGCAGTGCTGCTCATTGCTGGTGCCGGCGCGATGACGATTTGGGTACTCGCCCTCAAAGGCTTCAACTTTGCGGCGGTCCTTGAAGCCGCGGTCGTGAACCCCGAGAACCAGCACGGCGATGCGATTCTCGCTCCCGGGCTGCAGTACGGTGCGCACCCGATCGATTTCGTCTCACTCGCGCTCGCACTCGTCTTGGGTACGGCTGGGCTTCCTCACGTGCTCATGCGGTTTTACACGGTGCCCACGGCGAAAGAGGCGCGACGTTCAGTCGTGTGGGCCATCTGGCTCATCGGTATCTTCTACCTCTTCACCCTCGTGCTTGGCTTTGCGGCCGGTGCCTTCGTGGGGCCAGAGACGATCGCCCAAGCACCGGGCGGGCAAAACTCCGCTGCTCCGCTCCTCGCACAGTTCCTGGGCGGGCCGCTCTTGCTCGGGTTCATTTCGGCAGTGGCATTCGCGACGATCCTCGCGGTCGTTGCTGGGCTCACGATCACCGCATCTGCCTCGTTCGCGCACGACATTTATAACAGCGTCATGCGTAAGGGGCAGGCATCGCCGCAGCAGGAGGTGAAGGTCGCACGCGTCACCACGGTGGTCATTGGCGCTCTCGCGATCGTCGGCGGTATTGGCGTGCAGGGGCAAAACATCGCTTTTCTTGTCGCGCTCGCCTTCGCTGTCGCGGCCTCGGCGAACCTGCCAACGATCCTGTTCTCGCTCTTCTGGTCGAAGTTCACGACCCGCGGGGCAGTCTGGTCGATGGTTGGCGGCCTCGTGACCGCGGTCGGGCTCATCGCCCTCTCGCCGGTGGTCTCAGGAGACGAGACAGCGATGCTCGGAGCCGGGGTCGACTTTGCGATCTTCCCGCTCAAGAACCCGGGAATCATTTCGATTCCCGTCGGCTTCTTACTGGCGTGGATCGGCTCAGTCACCGACCCGACGCGCGAATCGAAGGCGCTCGCCGCCGAGATGGAGGTGCGTTCACTCACGGGCTTCGGCGCTGAACCACCCGTGAAGCACTAG